Within Suricata suricatta isolate VVHF042 chromosome 12, meerkat_22Aug2017_6uvM2_HiC, whole genome shotgun sequence, the genomic segment NNNNNNNNNNNNNNNNNNNNNNNNNNNNNNNNNNtttttaaataagtaaacgttaaaaaaacccttctaaaataaatttgcaaaatagtAGTAATCCATCTCTGTACTCAGTCTCCTGCAATAACTAAGTCATTGCTAGTTCAGTGACCACCTGGTTCTTGGGACCCTTCTATTAGTGTGAGTCCACACCCCTCACCTCTTTCCACTGAGGTCCTGTCCACCGGGAGACACACTAGGTTCTCTTGATGAGAAAGAAGCCTGGAGGACGCCACCACAGCTACTGTCTTATTATGGAGGTTTTAAGCACAATTATCTCCTACTTCACTAATGGCttctaatattttactttaacGTATCTTATCATAAATTGTCTAGAATTCTGGGAAGCAGGAAGAATAGCAGATGGCATCTGGCTGTGTGCCTCAGGTCATTTCGCAGGGGGCGTCTCCGTGTTTTCTCATCACCCCGTCTTATGCCCACATAGCCCCCTGCCCCAAGACCTTAGCCATAAGGGTCCCCGGTGGCCAACGCCTGAGCCTCTCCCTGTACTTACCTGCAGTGTCTGCACTAGGTGCTGCTTCCTGCGGAGGGACCACCAGCCTGTGGTTCTGGCCTCCCAGGGCGCAGTGTTCTCAGGGGAAGCCAGGGCATCACTTGGGAGGTTAAGGGCAGTCTGGTCTGGTCTGCTTGCTGCAGTGCCCAGGACCCTTCCTCAGAAGGGAGCCAAGGCCATGGCCTACCCGTCCCAGTCTCACAGTAGGTGAAGGAGCCCCAGCCAGCACCTTCTTCCTCCCACTCAGGCTGGGGAGACCCTTGACTTACCTGGGAGCCTTGGGGCATGCTGTGGGTGCTGGGCTGAGCTGGAAGCTCGCTTTCCTCCTGGGTACCAGCCATGGGACCAGTGCTGAGCCTTTGAGGGCTCAGGGTGGGTGgtcagcagcagcagtagcagaaggGCTAGCTTGCAGCTGGCCATGACAGGGCTGCTCCCGTGGATAGTGGACAGCACTCAAGAAGACAGATACTTCCATCCatacctccttccttttcttcaggGTCCCCTCGGACAGCTGGCACCTCAGGGGCAGCTTTAGTGTTTCCTaatgcccttccctcctctgccactGCTCCTCATCTCAGGAGTCTAGGGATCTGGACCCTGAAGTCTCCTGGCAGCTAGCCTTTCCCAGAGCCCCCAGGGCAGAGAGGATCCCAGCTTGCCAGCTGAGGGCCCTTCCTGGTCAGTCAGGCCTACTCTTCCTCCCTTCAGGGTTTCCAGAAGTGGGAGAAGGTTGGGAAAAGGAACAGAGACTTGAGTCAGGGGAGCTCAGCAATGTAGGGGCACTGGGGGCACCCGGTGCATAGCATGCTGCCTTTTCTCTGTGGTTTGCCATCTCTCCTCCATGGGAGTTGGGGATGTGGAATGGGTGTGGTGGTGACAGAGGCACGTGCTTCTACCCCTTGTCCCTCCCACACTAGAGGCAGCAGGCACAGGAACAAcattggggagagaaagggaaagggttCTTTTTTGGGACGTGGTTCATAGGGAAGAGGGACttcagagggagaagaggaagagtgtGCCATACACCCAGGACAGACTGCCGTCCAGGATCCCAGCCCTTGGGGGAGAGCAGCCTCTTTACTCACCAAGGGAAGGCTGTGGATGAGGCGGCTCCTTGAGGTGGCTCCTCCAGGTGACAGTGGGATCCCAGCCAGCCGGCTCTGGGATTTATGGATCAGGTgactcctccccctgctcctgggcCACAGACTCCAGTGACGTCTCAAAGGGACAGGGAGTAGCCTGCCACCCAACACTCTTCCTTTCCCATGCTCCTAGTCACTGGCCCTGGGGTCACCAGACAGtttgctccctctccctgtcctgccAGGGATCTGAAGTGGTAAGACTGCTCCAGCCTGGCCAGGCCCTGAAGAATCCTCCTCCAACTTTCCAGCCTGCATCCTCAAGCTCCTGCCCTTAGGCCTACAAAGCTCTCAGTCTTCCCTGACCTGAAAAGGAAATTGTGGCctaggggtgggggggagggggacaatgGCTGGGGACCTGTGTCCCACGAAGTTGGCAGCCTGAGTGGGGAGCCAGCAACCTGTGGAAAGGTCTAGGGGAGGCCCTGAGGGCTTGTCTGCTCAACTAAAATGGGGTGGATAGAAAGGTCCTCCTCCACACACCTGGGCACCAGTGCTGGGTCACTCTAGATGGAGGTACTTTTGGGTGGGGCACACCTGCCCACAGgtggcttctctctcctccttgcaGGCCCAGGAGAGGGGGCTCCACTAAGGGGGCAGTGCAGCATCTGTGGGCCTATGAGCAGGGGGGTAGGAATAATCTTGCCCCTCAAGGTTCCAAGCCTTCCCCATCCCGCGCTTAGCCCAGGACAATTCACGGAGTTGGGCACAGCTCCCCTAGACACTTGAACTGTGCCCCCACCTCTCATTCTGCGTCAGTCCAGCTTTTCACCACCAGCCATTAGCCTGGGGGTCAGAGGCCTGTTTACAGGGTTAATAGCCAATTTCCGCATTTGGGctgaacagcaaatgcaaaggtcaGGGTCAGGCTTGGTGGCTCGGTGGGCAGTCATTAGGAGAGCAGGTGCGTCAAATCCTGAGgcaaagatggagggaggggatggCAAAACAGGCATCTGTCATTCACGGTGCCTGGACTTCAGCTTCCCAGGAAGGAAGGTACATATCAATTTCCAAACAGTGTGTGGATTGTATGTTCAGTGAAACTGTTTGGGAAATACTTTGTTCCTATATGTGTTGGttaattaagtaatttttaggcaaacatttgttttatggttcagtaaaaaggattattttgagtTCGGTAAACTAGCTTAGTTATGGTGTGGGTTtacagaatacacacacacacacacatatatttttaaattttttaaaacatttatttatttttgagagagagacagagtgtgagtaggggaggagcagagagagagggggatccagaatctgaaggaagctctatccagtctccaagctgtcagcatggagcccgaggtggggctcaaacccacaaccgtgagatcatgacctaagtcaaagtcggatgcttaaccgactgagccacccaggctcccctgggtttacagaatattttattcaagGTCCCTTGTGTTCCTtttttgtcaaatttttaaaatttctttattatttttttgtttattgtcaagttggtttccacaaaacacccagtgcgcatcccaaaaagtgccctccttcatgcccatcacctcttttcccctatcccccacccccatcaactctcagtttgttctcagtatttaagaatctcttatggtttgcttccctccctctccttaattattttttccccttcctctcccccatggtcctctgttaagtttctcctgtttcacatatgaatgaaaacatatggtatctgtcctctgctggacttatttcacttagcataacaccctccagttccatcaacgttgctacaaatggccagatttcattctttctcatttccatgtagtactccattgtatatataaaccacatcttcttgatgcattcatcagttgatggacatttagactctttccatgatttggctattgttgaaagtgctgctttgtggggcgcctgggtggctcagtcggttaagcctccagctttggctcaggtcagatctcacattcgtgggttcgagccccgcgtcaggctctgtgctgacagctagctcagagcctggagcctgcttccagttctgtgtctccttttctctctgccccttcccatctcatGCTCCGtgtcttctctatcaaaaataaataaaacattaagaaaaaaaattaaaaaaaaaaaagaaagtgctgctatgagcattggggtacatgtgcccctatgcgtcagcacttctgtatcccctgggtaaattcctagcagtgctattgctgagtcataggggagttctagttttaattctttgaggaatctccagagtggctgcaccagtttacattaccatcaacagtataggagggtgcccatttctccacataattgccagcatctatagtctcctgatttgttcattttagccactctgacaggtgtaaggttgtatctcagtgtgtttttgatttgtatttccctgatgatgagtgacgctgagcaacgtttcatgtgtctgctggccatctgggtttcctctttggagaagtgtctgttcatgtcttctgcccatttcttcaccggattagttgtttttcatgtgtggagtttggtgagttctttatagattttggatactagccctttatccgctATGTTatctgcaactatcttttcccattccgttggttgcctattagttttgtttcctttgttgattgtttcctttgccatgcagaagctttttatcttgatgaagtcccaatagttcattttttcttttgattctcttgcctttggagatgtgtcaagtaagaaattgctgtgtttgaggtcaaggaggttgtttcctgatttctcctctagggttttgatggtttcctgtcttacattcaggtccttcatccattttgagtttatttttgtgtatgatgtaagaaagtggtccagtttcattcttttgcatcttgctgtccagttctcccagcaccatctgttaaagaagctgtaatttttccattggatgctttcctgctttgtcaaaaagattaattggccatacatttgtgggtccaattctgggttctctattctatttcattggtctatgtgtctgtttttgtgccaataccatattgtcttgagactacagctttgtagtagaggctaaagtttgggattgtgatgcctcccgttttggttttcttcttcaatattactttggctattcagggtctttcgtggttccatatgaattttaggattgattGTTCTAGCCttaagaagaatgctggtgcaattttgattggaactgcattgaatgtgtagattgctttgggtaataatgacattttaacaatgtttattcttctgatccatgagcatggaatgtttttccatttctttgtgtcttcttcaatttccttcataagttttctatagttttcagcatacagatcttttacatctttggttaggtttattcctaggtattttatgatttttggtgcaattgtgaatgggatcagtttcttgattcccctttctggtgcttcattattggtgtataaaaatgcaaccaatttctgttgaatttgtaccctgtgactttgaattcatggatcagttctagtaggcttctggtggagttggccaggttttccatgtaaagtatcatgtcatctgtgaaaagtgaaagtttgacttcacctttgccaattctgatgccttttattgtctaactgctgatgctaggacttctagcactatgttaaacagcagtggtgagagtggacatccctgtcgtgttcctgatctcagggggaagctctcGGTTTTTCTTCATGGAGGATGATATTaaatgtgggcttttcataaatggcttttatgatgtttaagtatgttccttctatccagactttctcgagagtctttattaagaaagggtgctgtattttgtcaaatgttttttctgcgtctatcaacaggatcatatggtttttatcttttgttaatgtgattgtatcacattgattgatttgcaaatattgaaccagccctgtaagccaggaatgaatcccacttgatcatggtggataattctttttatatgctgttgaattcgatttgaggagttttgcatccatattcatcaaggatattggcctgtagttctctttgctggctctctggtttgggaatcaaggtgatactggctttgaagaatgagtccggaagtgtTGGGAGCCGCcgagcttttggctgcctcaggcaaggatatatcgctctccagggagcaaccaaaaaacaagatttacatctggaggctaggagagtgcatttcctggtcttgattttggagactgtcctactgagccagacgaaaaaagccaaggtgaacaaaagatcaaaaccgcattttggattattcagtgctagcttcccctccccagcattgcagaggcaagtctgggcgcttcttttgatattcatttgacttttACCTGGCAAAcaacccgggtcagttccccgccccaaaccatatANNNNNNNNNNNNNNNNNNNNNNNNNNNNNNNNNNNNNNNNNNNNNNNNNNNNNNNNNNNNNNNNNNNNNNNNNNNNNNNNNNNNNNNNNNNNNNNNNNNNTTTtcgtagtgtgtgtgtgtttaggaatttgtccatttcttctaggttgttcggtttgttggtatataattttttttcttttttctttttgttggcatataatttttcatagtattccctgataattgcttgtatttctgagggattggttgtaatctattttcattcatgattttgtctatttgggtgctctcttttctttttcagaagctggctagaggtttatcaattttgtttattttttcaaaaaaccaactcttggtttcattgatctgttcaactgttctttttgattctatattatttctgccctgatatttattatttctcttcttctgctgggtttggggtgcttttgctgctttgcttctagttcctttaggtgtgctgttagattttgtatttgggctttttctagtttcttgaaataggcctggatcacaatgtactttcctcttaggactgccgcatcccaaagagtttggattgttgtattttcattttcatttgttttcatatatttttaaatttcttctctaattgcctgattggcccattagttctttagtagggtgttccttaacttccatgtttttggaggttttccaaactttttcctgtgattgatttcaagtttcaaagcattgtgatctgaaagtgtgcatggtatgatctcaattcctttagatttattgagggctgctttatgacctagtatgtgatctaggAGAATGTACcatatgcatttgaaaagaaagtgaattccatagctttaggatgtagagttctaaatatatctgtcagatccatctgacagatatattcacATC encodes:
- the LOC115273593 gene encoding progonadoliberin-2 isoform X2, which gives rise to MASCKLALLLLLLLTTHPEPSKAQHWSHGWYPGGKRASSSAQHPQHAPRLPASRPDQTALNLPSDALASPENTAPWEARTTGWWSLRRKQHLVQTLQTPSAAP
- the LOC115273593 gene encoding progonadoliberin-2 isoform X1; this encodes MASCKLALLLLLLLTTHPEPSKAQHWSHGWYPGGKRASSSAQHPQHAPRLPASRPDQTALNLPSDALASPENTAPWEARTTGWWSLRRKQHLVQTLQTRPRAPRPEAFQ